In Herbinix luporum, a single window of DNA contains:
- a CDS encoding tyrosine-type recombinase/integrase has protein sequence MDTTIKYFTQDELSRLFNAIKNSGDRHALRNLCIFRVAYRCGLRATEIGLLKLEYYNKTKGELYCKRLKSSWNNTIALDKQTVKILNQYIKEYGVKEESEVLFKSQEQNPISRKMLDYLMKRYCQMAKIKDENKWHFHCLKHSTAVHLAESDLDIKEVQFWLGHKSVNSTLCYFQFTTKQQKIMLEKLEKHSMLV, from the coding sequence ATGGATACCACAATAAAATATTTTACACAGGATGAATTAAGTAGGTTATTTAATGCAATAAAAAACTCTGGTGATAGGCATGCACTCCGTAATTTATGTATTTTTAGAGTAGCATATCGCTGCGGACTTAGAGCCACGGAAATCGGGCTATTAAAATTGGAATATTACAATAAAACCAAAGGAGAATTATACTGTAAGCGATTGAAAAGTAGTTGGAATAATACCATTGCCTTAGATAAACAAACTGTTAAAATTCTAAATCAATACATTAAAGAATATGGAGTTAAAGAAGAATCAGAGGTACTTTTTAAGAGCCAGGAGCAAAATCCAATCTCCAGGAAAATGCTGGACTACTTAATGAAGCGATACTGCCAAATGGCGAAAATCAAAGATGAAAACAAATGGCATTTTCACTGTTTGAAACATTCTACTGCAGTGCATCTAGCAGAATCAGACTTGGATATAAAAGAAGTTCAATTTTGGCTAGGACATAAATCTGTAAACTCTACTTTGTGCTATTTTCAATTTACTACCAAACAGCAAAAAATTATGCTTGAGAAATTAGAAAAACACAGTATGCTTGTGTAG
- a CDS encoding DUF6602 domain-containing protein — protein MDLINYYKSIGEEICSAKNRIRFLMNETHFPTDGELKESVLRHVIRRYTPEHIKIARGFIHNGEECSSQVDILVYDSRYPVLFKEGDLVFVTPDSVRAVIEAKTRQNITDLRETLLTLNRIAELVTDINCFIGLFSYEYEREYSRNLIERVSEITNVGGRSYINHLVLGKNLFMKYWTNDPITNEECSKWHIYKLKDLSYAYFINNLLDYISNGAVSINHRAWFPLDSKERFKLDEISLEERA, from the coding sequence TTGGATTTGATAAATTACTATAAGTCTATAGGTGAAGAAATTTGTTCGGCAAAAAATAGAATAAGATTTTTGATGAATGAAACTCATTTTCCAACAGATGGTGAATTAAAAGAATCGGTATTACGTCATGTTATAAGAAGGTATACGCCTGAACATATTAAAATTGCTAGAGGTTTTATTCATAATGGTGAAGAGTGTTCTAGCCAGGTAGATATTTTAGTGTATGATAGTAGATATCCTGTATTATTTAAGGAAGGTGACCTAGTATTTGTTACACCTGATTCAGTTAGAGCAGTAATAGAGGCAAAAACTAGGCAGAATATAACTGACTTGAGAGAAACATTATTAACATTAAATCGAATTGCTGAATTAGTAACAGATATAAACTGTTTTATAGGATTGTTTTCATATGAATATGAAAGAGAATATAGTAGAAACTTGATAGAGCGAGTAAGTGAAATTACTAATGTAGGTGGTAGGTCATATATTAATCATTTAGTACTAGGCAAAAATCTTTTTATGAAATATTGGACAAACGACCCAATAACAAATGAAGAATGCTCAAAATGGCATATCTATAAACTTAAAGATTTGTCCTACGCTTATTTTATTAATAATTTGCTAGATTATATTTCTAACGGCGCTGTGAGTATTAATCATAGAGCATGGTTCCCTTTAGACTCAAAAGAACGTTTTAAATTAGATGAGATAAGCCTTGAAGAACGGGCATAG
- a CDS encoding ribonuclease HI has product MDEHTKIYTDGSFKKNKAGISFLIVSPGKSKILGYTNLRCKKNIQAELQAVIHALQYLLNISMSLENQKIEIITDEISIVDVFISQKYKIWDACQWKKENGGAVIKCAEEWFILSCLVKKIGDMIICFTKTSKEDRQNILVHGYANYARKLQFCKKNSIHIMEAENNEDFVFKEIVNVSENKEVDEILNMKRPWKSNKYKADFKWYIEGQHEIVYIDTHDIIITEEIHLNCNSLNFNTLFRTAAESHAISYPIAVRPLGNGKYSLVAGITRLITAKLFDISRVPCVITDFSNEEFLKQNLVNMGKIINR; this is encoded by the coding sequence ATGGATGAACATACAAAAATATATACAGATGGTTCTTTTAAGAAGAACAAAGCAGGAATTAGTTTTTTAATAGTTAGCCCTGGTAAAAGTAAAATACTTGGATATACGAATTTAAGGTGTAAAAAAAATATACAAGCAGAATTACAGGCTGTAATACATGCACTGCAGTATTTATTAAATATCAGCATGAGTCTTGAAAATCAAAAAATAGAGATTATAACAGATGAAATATCTATTGTAGATGTTTTCATCAGCCAAAAGTATAAGATATGGGATGCTTGTCAGTGGAAAAAAGAAAATGGCGGGGCTGTAATAAAATGTGCCGAGGAATGGTTTATATTGTCTTGTCTAGTTAAAAAGATTGGGGATATGATAATATGCTTTACTAAAACATCTAAAGAGGATAGACAAAATATATTAGTTCATGGCTATGCAAATTATGCTAGAAAACTGCAATTCTGCAAGAAGAACAGTATACATATAATGGAAGCAGAGAATAATGAAGATTTTGTATTCAAAGAGATAGTTAACGTTTCTGAAAATAAAGAAGTGGATGAAATCCTCAATATGAAAAGACCGTGGAAAAGTAATAAGTATAAAGCAGATTTTAAGTGGTACATAGAAGGACAGCATGAGATAGTATATATCGACACACATGACATTATTATTACCGAAGAAATTCATTTAAATTGTAACAGTTTAAATTTTAATACATTATTTCGTACTGCAGCAGAATCTCATGCGATTTCATACCCTATTGCAGTCAGGCCACTGGGAAATGGAAAGTATTCACTGGTAGCGGGGATAACACGGTTAATTACTGCAAAGTTATTTGATATCTCGAGAGTACCTTGCGTAATAACAGATTTTTCAAATGAAGAATTTCTTAAGCAGAACTTAGTAAATATGGGGAAAATAATTAATAGATAA
- a CDS encoding 23S rRNA (pseudouridine(1915)-N(3))-methyltransferase RlmH, which translates to MKIRIINTEKIKEKYVKDAIQEYTKRLSAYCKVEYVEAKNPSKEITDKSYVIKIDKHGEQLSSEQLAEKVVEIGVSGNSHITIFLGEDDIEADYVLSISQMDIDINILLIIIYEQIYRAYRIINNAPYHK; encoded by the coding sequence ATGAAAATTAGAATTATTAACACAGAAAAGATAAAAGAAAAATATGTTAAAGATGCTATACAGGAGTATACTAAGCGTTTAAGCGCATACTGCAAAGTAGAATACGTAGAAGCGAAAAATCCATCCAAAGAAATAACCGATAAATCATATGTGATAAAAATTGATAAACATGGTGAGCAACTGTCTTCAGAACAATTAGCGGAGAAAGTTGTAGAGATAGGTGTAAGTGGTAATAGTCATATTACTATATTTTTAGGTGAGGATGATATCGAAGCAGACTATGTGTTATCTATTTCTCAGATGGATATTGATATTAATATATTATTGATTATTATTTATGAACAGATTTACAGGGCTTACCGTATCATTAACAATGCACCTTACCACAAATAG
- a CDS encoding N-acetylmuramoyl-L-alanine amidase family protein yields the protein MAIKIFIDQGHNPTGYHNAGAVGHGLFEQDITYQVGVFLANLLNNDSRFEARLSRPTPTTVLGTNNASSLAERVRMANEWPANYFISIHCNANPNPAINGTEVYIYQYGTQANWLAQQVMDGIVQTVGTRNNGIRINQTLYVLRRTTMPSILVELGYLTNPSDAQKLRDNQYQFAYGMYIGILRYFGFSPT from the coding sequence ATGGCTATTAAGATATTTATAGACCAAGGTCATAATCCTACCGGTTATCATAATGCCGGAGCCGTAGGCCATGGCTTGTTTGAGCAGGATATCACTTATCAAGTTGGGGTGTTTCTTGCCAATTTATTGAATAATGACAGCAGATTCGAGGCCCGTTTATCTAGACCTACTCCTACTACTGTACTGGGTACAAATAATGCAAGCAGCTTAGCCGAACGAGTTCGGATGGCCAATGAATGGCCTGCTAATTATTTTATAAGTATCCATTGTAATGCTAATCCAAACCCGGCAATTAACGGTACAGAAGTTTATATTTATCAGTATGGTACACAGGCAAACTGGCTGGCACAACAGGTTATGGATGGAATTGTACAAACCGTTGGCACCAGAAATAACGGAATTAGAATTAATCAGACCTTATATGTGCTTAGACGTACTACAATGCCTTCTATTCTAGTGGAATTAGGGTATTTAACCAATCCCTCAGATGCACAGAAACTAAGGGATAATCAATATCAATTTGCTTATGGTATGTATATTGGTATTTTAAGGTATTTTGGTTTTTCACCTACTTAA
- the chvE gene encoding multiple monosaccharide ABC transporter substrate-binding protein translates to MLVSSLLGACKSKDTATDSKGKTVGVCMPTKDLQRWNQDGANMKKELEAAGYKVDLQYANNEIATQVNQIENMITGGVDILVIASIDGASLGTVLTDAKKKGIPVIAYDRLIMETDAVSYYATFDNYMVGTIQGEYIIEALDLENQQGPFNIELFTGSPDDNNARFFFAGAMDALNPYIESGKLNVVSGQKEFEEVATLNWSTEAAQSRMENLITAYYADGTPLDAVLSSNDSCAIGITNALVNAGFSKDNFPILTGQDCDITAMKNIIAGLQSMSIFKDTRKLASKVVEMIEAIVSGDEVPVNDTKTYDNGTGIIPTYLCEPVFADINNYKELLIDSGYYTDDQLK, encoded by the coding sequence ATGTTGGTTTCTTCTTTACTGGGAGCCTGTAAAAGTAAAGATACTGCTACCGATAGTAAAGGTAAAACAGTAGGAGTATGTATGCCCACTAAAGATTTGCAAAGGTGGAACCAAGACGGTGCCAATATGAAGAAAGAACTAGAGGCGGCAGGTTATAAGGTTGATTTACAGTATGCAAACAATGAAATTGCAACACAAGTTAATCAGATTGAGAATATGATTACCGGAGGTGTGGATATTTTGGTTATAGCCTCTATTGACGGTGCCTCCTTAGGAACTGTCCTTACAGATGCCAAGAAAAAAGGTATTCCTGTAATAGCATATGACCGGCTGATTATGGAAACCGATGCTGTGTCATACTATGCAACTTTTGATAACTATATGGTTGGTACTATACAAGGGGAGTATATAATAGAAGCCCTAGATCTTGAAAATCAGCAGGGTCCCTTTAATATTGAGCTTTTTACGGGATCCCCTGATGATAATAATGCCCGTTTCTTTTTTGCCGGAGCAATGGATGCCTTAAATCCTTATATTGAAAGCGGAAAACTAAATGTAGTATCAGGCCAGAAAGAATTTGAAGAGGTGGCTACTTTAAATTGGTCTACAGAAGCTGCCCAAAGTCGTATGGAAAATCTTATTACAGCTTATTATGCTGACGGTACCCCCTTAGATGCTGTTTTATCAAGCAATGACTCTTGTGCTATTGGTATAACAAATGCACTTGTAAATGCTGGTTTTTCAAAGGATAATTTCCCTATACTTACGGGCCAGGACTGTGATATCACAGCAATGAAAAATATTATAGCTGGGCTTCAATCAATGTCTATATTTAAAGATACCCGTAAACTGGCATCAAAGGTTGTTGAAATGATCGAAGCTATTGTAAGTGGGGATGAGGTTCCGGTAAATGATACAAAGACCTATGATAATGGAACCGGTATTATACCTACATATTTGTGTGAACCTGTATTTGCCGATATTAACAATTATAAAGAGTTATTGATTGATTCCGGTTATTATACAGATGATCAATTAAAGTAA
- a CDS encoding sugar ABC transporter ATP-binding protein, with amino-acid sequence MADLILEMKNITKRFYGIKALDNVNLRVEEGEIHALVGENGAGKSTLMNVLSGIHPYGSYEGQIFFMGKECMFNNIRDSEDMGIVIIHQELALVPFMTIGENIFLGNECGSLFKINWEETYSRAKKLLEIVGLQESPRTLIKDISVGKQQLVEIAKALSKNVKLLILDEPTASLNEADSRKLLDLLLEFKKKGLTSIIISHKLNEIEYVADKITIIRDGATIETLDKNKDKINEDRIIKCMVGREISDRFPKRQVNISEEISLEVRNWTVFHPIYEGRKVVDDVSFYIRKGEVVGIAGLMGAGRTELALSIFGKSYGSKITGSLLINGKKVRLNSPRMAIAHKLAYITEDRKGDGLILSAPIRVNTSLGKMKKVSRHNIIVNNLERKAANYYVEKLKTKCSSIEQEVGSLSGGNQQKVLVGKWMFTDPDIMILDEPTRGIDVGAKYEIYCIINSLVAEGKSILLISSELPELIGICDRIYIMNEGKMVGEVAKEKASQEYIMGQILKSSKGA; translated from the coding sequence TTGGCTGATTTAATATTGGAAATGAAAAATATAACCAAGAGATTTTACGGCATAAAAGCATTGGATAATGTAAATCTTAGGGTGGAAGAAGGGGAAATCCATGCCTTGGTAGGAGAAAATGGAGCCGGTAAATCCACCTTAATGAATGTTCTAAGCGGCATCCATCCATATGGAAGTTATGAGGGACAGATATTCTTTATGGGTAAAGAATGCATGTTTAATAACATTAGGGACAGTGAAGATATGGGCATAGTTATTATTCATCAGGAGCTGGCCCTGGTACCTTTTATGACAATAGGAGAAAATATTTTCTTAGGAAATGAATGTGGCTCATTATTTAAAATAAATTGGGAAGAAACTTATTCGAGGGCGAAAAAATTACTGGAGATTGTAGGTCTGCAAGAAAGTCCAAGAACTCTTATTAAAGATATAAGTGTTGGTAAACAACAGTTGGTTGAAATTGCAAAAGCATTATCAAAGAATGTAAAACTTCTTATATTGGATGAACCAACAGCCTCTTTAAATGAAGCAGATTCAAGAAAACTTTTGGATTTACTTTTAGAATTTAAAAAGAAAGGTTTAACCTCAATTATAATTTCTCACAAACTAAATGAGATAGAGTATGTTGCCGATAAAATTACAATTATTAGGGACGGAGCCACCATAGAAACCCTAGATAAAAATAAAGATAAAATAAATGAAGACCGTATTATCAAATGTATGGTAGGAAGGGAGATATCAGATAGGTTCCCTAAAAGACAGGTAAATATATCAGAGGAAATAAGTTTGGAAGTAAGGAACTGGACCGTATTTCATCCTATTTATGAGGGCCGTAAGGTAGTGGATGATGTATCATTTTACATAAGAAAGGGAGAGGTTGTAGGCATTGCAGGCCTGATGGGAGCCGGCAGAACCGAACTGGCATTAAGTATATTTGGTAAAAGTTACGGAAGTAAAATAACCGGTAGCTTATTAATTAACGGTAAGAAGGTAAGGCTAAATAGCCCAAGGATGGCTATTGCCCATAAGCTTGCCTATATAACAGAGGATAGAAAAGGAGACGGCCTGATTTTATCAGCTCCAATCAGAGTCAACACAAGCTTAGGAAAAATGAAAAAAGTAAGCCGGCATAATATTATAGTTAATAATCTAGAGCGGAAGGCTGCCAATTATTATGTAGAGAAACTTAAGACCAAATGTAGCTCAATTGAGCAGGAGGTTGGTAGCCTAAGCGGGGGAAATCAACAAAAGGTTCTTGTGGGTAAATGGATGTTTACAGATCCGGATATTATGATACTTGATGAACCAACCCGGGGAATAGATGTGGGAGCTAAATATGAAATTTATTGTATAATTAACAGCTTGGTTGCAGAAGGAAAATCTATTCTTCTTATTTCATCAGAACTTCCTGAATTAATCGGTATCTGTGACAGGATCTATATTATGAATGAGGGAAAGATGGTAGGAGAAGTAGCAAAAGAAAAAGCAAGTCAGGAATATATTATGGGACAGATATTAAAATCTAGTAAAGGAGCGTAA